The Herbaspirillum sp. DW155 genomic interval CTATAGCAGCGCCATCTTTTCGGCAGATGAGAGATTTTCATCCGTGCAGAGACTACTACTCTCCTCATTCACACAGATCCACCTCACTATGCTGTCAGCATATTGTCAGTATTTTGTCAGAAGCTGATGCAATACTAGACACGTCTGTGCAGCACCTTCATGTTACCGAGCACCTCATGCAACCTGATGAACCGCTCGTGCGCACACAAAGTGCGGGATAGTAGCCAAATAGAACAATAGCCAAATCCCAAGGCAAGACAATCGCGGCGAGCCGGCCCCGTCATGCTTTGCATGGGGCAGACATGTTTTTCGACTTGGACGTCATTACTCAATCTGAGCAACAAATTGGCCCTGCGATAGCTATATCGGTAGCCTCACGCCACCGACATAGATCGCCGAATTGTTGCTCAAAATAGAAATACGTCTTATTTACAGCGAGAATGAAAACAGCCGCCGCCCCTCAACCCTCTCTCACTCATCCACTCCAATGACACTATCCAAACCGATCAAACTGCTCGCTGGCCTGTTGGCCGGTGCTGCACTGCTTCCTGCCCACGCCGGCGAAGGTGCCTTCGGCTGGCTCTACACGCTGGACATCCAACCCAAAGGCAAACTGGAGTTTGAACAAAAAATCGACGTCACCCACAATCAATCGGCCGGCAGCTACAACTGGACCCAGTATCGTTCAGCGCTGGAGTACGGGCTGACCAATGACCTGCAGGTGGCCGGCTACATCAATGCCTACTCCATCAACGCCAACAAGAACTACATCAATCCGGAAGCCTGCAACGACAGCGTTCCGTGCACCGCCGGCTTCGGCGTACCGGCCTCGGTCAGCGGCAGCACGGACAGTTTCCGCCAGCGCGGCATTGACGGTTTTTCGCTGGAAGCGATCTACCGCATCACCAATCCGCTGACCTCGCCGGTTGGCGTGGGCGTGTATGTCGAACCGACCTACGGCAAGCTGGAAAACGAACTGGAAACCCGCCTGATCTTGCAGAGCAACTTCCTGGATGATCGCCTGGTCTTCGCCATCAACGTGTTGAGCGAACTGGAACGCGAGAAGTATGCCGATGGCGTGATCCACAACTCCATGCTCGACCTCCTGTATGGCATGAGCTACCGCGTGGCGCCGCGCTGGACCATCGGTCTGGAAGGCCGCCTGCACACCGACTACGACGGCAACTTCTACCAGTCGCATTCGCAAACGGCCAACTTCTTCGGTCCGACGCTGCACTATGCGGAGAAAGACTGGTGGGTCACAGCCGCTTGGCGCCATCAGCTCAACGGCCGATGCTATAACGATGGCACAGCCGATTGCTCCAACGGCCATGTCTCGGACAACCATGGCCGCGACGAAGTGATGATCAAGTTCGGTATCCCGCTCAACTGAATTCGTATCAACCCGAGGGCGGGCCGCCAAATCCAGCCAAGCCTGCCCTCCATCTAACATAACAATAATGAAATTCACTCCTGCAACTAATCTGGTCCTGGCCCTGTGCGGCTCGGTCATCCCGTTCACGGTACAAGCCAAGGTCTACAGCACCGTGGAACAGGCCCAGCAAGCGATGTTCCCCGGGCAGACGCTGGTTCACCGGCCGTTCCTGCCGACGCCGGCGCAACAGCAGCAACTACGCGACATTTCCTCGGTCTCCCATCCCTTCCAGGGTAACCGCATCTGGAAGACCGCCAATGGCGGCTGGTTCGTGATCGACGAAGTGGTCGGCAAGCATGAAATGATCACCTACGCCGTGGGCATTGGCCCGGATGGCAAAATCGTTCAGATCGCCGTGCTGGAATACCATGAGTCCTATGGCTATGAAGTGGCCGAAGCCTCATGGCGCAGCCAATTCATCGGCAAGACGGCCGCCGCGCCAATCAAGCTGGAAAAGGATATCCAGAACATCGGCGGCGCCACCCTGTCCTGCAAGCACATCACCGATGGCGTACGGCGCGTGATGAGCTTCTACGAGATGGTGCTCAAAAGCAGCCCGGCGTGATGCAAACGATGCAGCAACAATGCCGCCCCGCCCTGGGCACGCTGGTCGAGATCGCCATTCATGAAGAAGATCTCCCGGGCAGCGCCAGCGCCCGGGAGTCCCTCTTCGCCAGCGCCTTCGCCGCCATTGCGGCGGTGGAGCAGGAAATGTCATTCCACGCACCACAGAGCAGCCTGTCGCGGCTCAACCGCACCCCTGCTGGCGTCTCGCTGAAGCTGCCGGCCTGGACTTACGAAGTGCTGGAAACGGCCATGATGCTGCATGCCGCCACCGATGGGCAGTTCGACTGCGGCATCGCGCACAGGCTGGTGCACAGCGGCCTGCTGCCCGACCATGGCTTGCGAGCACTGGCGCATTCCAGCCTGGAGGGATTGCAACTGGAAGGCGCGCAGACAGTGACCGTACTGCGACCGACCTGCGTGGACCTGGGCGGCATCGCCAAAGGCTTTGCTGTGGACAAGGCGGTCGACGCCCTGCATGCCGCAGGCGTGTCCCGTTGCCGCATCAACGCAGGCGGCGATATCCGCATCAGCGGCCGGGAGGCAACCGATATCTTCATCCGCCACCCGACCGCACCCGGTCTGGCCGTGCTGCTGGGGCAACTGGCCGAGGGCGCCGTCGCCACCTCCGCGCCCTACTACTCGCTGTGCGAGCATGCAGGCGAAGCCACCTGCGCCCTGCTCGATCCCCAGGGAAAATCGCTCACTGCACCAGTGAGCTACACGGTGCTGGCCCCCACCTGCATGATCGCCGACGCACTGACCAAGGCCGTCGCAGTATGTGCCAGCCGAGCGCCGCAGCGCAGCTCACCACTCGACGCTGCCCCGCCGCAGCCATTCCATGCCGGCTTCCTGGCGCAATTCCAGGCACAGGCCTTCATCCTGCACCCTCCTTTGGCACAGCAACGCTGAACGTCATGACCGACAAGTTCGCCCATTCAAATCGCCGGCTGCCCGGCAAAATGCATCGCTGGCAGAGACATACCAGCTTCTGGATCCTGGGCTCGTGTTTCATGAGCGGCACAGGCTGGTTCCTCTGCCTGGACTGGCTGGAGATGCCCGTGCCCCAACTCAAGCCCTGGTGGATCGTTCATGGCTGCAGCAGCATCATTGCGATCCTGCTGATTGGGGCCGCACTGCCGCAGCACGTCATCGTCACTTGGAAAGCCCGCCGCAATATACGGCACGGCATACTGGTGCTGCTGGGATTCGCGCTGGCACTGTTGAGCGCGCTGGGACTGTTCTATGCGCCGGAGCAATGGCGCGATACCGTGCATTGGATCCACTGCATCGCCTGCCTGATGCTGGCGCTGGTGTTCCCGCTGCATGTGGTGCGCGGCCGCCGGCACCGGGGCTGATCCCGGCGCCCCGCGCTGACGATCTTCATCAGACTGTATTCGACCAGGACTGTGCGGTAACGATGCCCAGGAGCCGCGCAGCCTCGTCCAGCCGCGCCCGGTCCCTCTCCCACACTTCGCACAAGGCCGTATAAGCAATCCAGCGCGCATCGACCTCAAAGAAATCACGCAGATTCACCCGCGTATCGCTGCGCCCAAACCCGTCCGTGCCCAGCGTCACATAAGACGCCGGCACGAAAGCGCGAATGCTCTCCGGCAAGGTGCGGATGTAGTCGCTCACCGCAATGACCGGCGTATCGCTGCCCTGCAACTGCTGCGTCACGTAAGGCTCCACCTCCGTTCCCGACAAGCGCTGCTTCCGGTGAGCCGCCACGCCATCGCGCGCCAGTTCGGTGTAACTGGTCACGCTCCACACCTCGGCCTCGATCTGCCAGTGCTGCTGCAGCAGCGCAGCCGCCGCCACCGCTTCCTTCAACATCGGACCGGAACCCAGCAGCCGCACCTGCGCCCCCGGCTTGCGGCGCAGGCAGTACAGGCCGCGCAGGATGCCCTCCTGCACGCCATCCGGCAAACTGGGTTGAGCTTCGTTCTCGTTGGTGACGGTGAGGTAGTAGAACACGTCATCGCCGCGCTCCATCATGCGACGCATGCCCTCATCCAGAATCACCGCCAGCTCATAGGCATAGGCCGGATCATACGAAACGCAATTCGGAATCGATGCCGCCGTGACGAGGCTGCTGCCATCCTGATGCTGCAAGCCCTCGCCACCCAGGGTCGTGCGCCCCGACGTGGCGCCGATCAGGAAGCCGCGCGCACGCTGGTCCGCCGCCGCCCAGATCAGGTCGCCGATGCGCTGGAAACCGAACATCGAGTAATAGATGTAGAACGGCAGCATCGGCGTGCCATGCACCGAATAGGCGGTCGCCGCAGCCGTCCATGAGGAAATCGCACCGGCTTCGGTGATGCCCTCTTCCAGGATCTGCCCGTCCCTGGCTTCACGATAGTAGAGGATGGAACCGATATCCTCCGGCTCATACAACTGCCCTTGCGACGAATAGATGCCGACCTGGCGGAACAGGTTGGCCATGCCGAAGGTACGCGCCTCATCGGCGACGATGGGCACCACGTACTGGCCGAAATCCTTGTCCTTCAACAGATTGCCGAGCTGCCGCACCAGGGCCATGGTGGAGGACATTTCCTTGCCATCGGCTTCCAGCGCAAACCTGCTATGCGCTTCCAGTGCCGGCACGGCGCGCCGGGCGGGCCCCACATGGCGGCGCGGCAGATAACCGCCGAGGGCGGCGCGGCGCGCGTGCAGGTGCTTCATCTCGGGACTGTCATCGGCCGGCTTGTAGAAGGCCAGCTCACGGCATTGCGCATCGCTCAGCGGCAGCTTGAAGCGGTCACGGAATTGCAGCAGGCTTTCTTCATCCAGCTTCTTCTGCTGGTGCGTGGTCATCTTGCCTTCGCCCGCCGCGCCCATGCCGTAGCCCTTCTTGGTCTGCGCCAGGATCACCGTCGGCTGGCCACGATGGCGGGCTGCGGCCTGGTAGGCCGAGTAAATCTTTTTCATGTCGTGCCCGCCACGGCGCAGGCGATTGATTTCCTCATCGGTGAGCGTGGCACCGATGGCGCGCGTACCCGGGGTCTGGCCGAAGAAGTGCTGGCGGTTGAAGGCGCCATCGTTGGCGGCGAAGGTCTGCAATTGCCCGTCTACCGTACGGTTCAGGGCATCGACCAGTTCGCCGTCCTTGTCGCGGGCAAACAGACCATCCCAGTCCGAACCCCACAGCAGCTTGATGACGTTCCAACCAGCCCCGGCAAAGAGCGTTTCCAGCTCATCGACGATGTGGCCATTGCCGCGCACCGGTCCATCCAGGCGCTGCAGGTTGCAGTTGACCACGAAGATGAGATTGTCCAGCTTCTCGCGCGAGGCCAGCGAGAGCGCAGCCAGCGATTCGGGCTCGTCCATCTCGCCATCGCCGAACACGCCCCAGACCTTGCGCCCCTGATCCTGCAACAGGCCGCGATGTTCCATGTAGCGCAGGAAGCGCGCCTGGTAGATCGCATTGATAGGACCGATCCCCATGGAGCCGGTCGGGAACTGCCAGAACTGCGGCATCAGCCAGGGATGCGGATAGGACGACAGACCCTGGCGCCCGACACGCTTGGCCTCGATCTCGCGCCGGTAGTAGGCCAGGTCCTCTTCGGCGAGCGCGCCTTCGAGGAAAGCCCGTGCATAGATGCCCGGCGCGGAATGCGGCTGGAAGTAGACGACATCACCGGCGAACTGCGCATCGCGGGCGCGGAAGAAGTGGTTGAAGCCAACCTCGAACAGATCCGCCGCCGAGGCATAGCTGGCGATATGCCCGCCCAGCTCGCCATAAGCGCGATTGGCGCGCACCACCATGGCCAGTGCATTCCAGCGCATGATGCTGGCGATGCGCTCTTCGATGGCCTGCGCATCCGAGCCACCCGGAAAAGGCGGTTCCTGTTCAGGCCGGATAGTGTTGACGTAGGGCGTGTTGCGCGCATCGCGCCAGTTCACGCCCCATTGCCGGGCCGCCGCCGACAGCCGCGAGAGCAGGAAGCGCGCACGTTCCGGGCCGGCCTCGGTCAGCACGCTTTGCAGGGCTTGCAGCCATTCCTGGGTTTCCTGGGCATCGATGTCGATATCGCGCGGGATATCGCTGTCGCTGGGGCGGGACATGTCCACTTCGTCTTCTCCTGTCGGGTTGCGCCGGACCGGGCACATCGCTGCTCTATGCAAAGAGACAAAAAGCCGGTAAAACACAGGCCGCGCCATCTGTCTCCCTGCGCCCGGCGCCTTTTCGGTCTTGTCGTTGTTGAGGGCCTGCGTGATGGAACCACCGGACTACGATACGCCGGATGCCCCGGCATGAGTCACTTAAGATGGGAAGTTGCCGTACAATATTCAGCATCCAGTGCTGCAAAACTGAAACTGACAGAATTTAATTTCGATAATGGAACTAGATACCACCGATTTGCGCATCCTGAACATCCTGCAGGAGAACAGTTCGATCAGCAATCTGGAGCTGGCCAGCCGCATCAACCTGTCACCCTCGCCGACTTTGGCCCGTGTGAAGCGTCTGGAATCGGAAGGCATCATCTCGCGCTATGTGGCGCTGGCCGATCCGCACCTGCTGGGCCTGAAGGTGAACGTATTTGTCAAAGTCATCCTGGAACGCCAGGGCGCCGAAGCACTGGCCCAGTTCGAGACGGCGGTGAGCGCCTTCGATGAAGTCATGGAAGTCTACCTGATGACGGGCGACGAGGATTACCTGCTGCGCATCGTGGTGCCGGACCTTTTGACACTGGAACATTTCATCGTCGATCACCTGACCAAGATTCCCGGCATCAAGAACATCCGCTCCAGCTTTGCGCTGAAGCAGATCAAGTACAAGACCGCCCTGCCCACGCCCAAGATCAAGACGCGCCGCTGAGCAGTACTGCGCAATGAAAAAAGGGCCGCGCGGCCCTTTGCTCTTTCTGCGCAAAACAAAATTCAATGCGGATGTCCCGGCAAACCGGCCAGCCCCTCGCGCATCACGTCCTCGGCCAGCGGCGCGGCGGCCTCATCGACATTGCACCAGCGCTCCACCATCTCCACCACGCAACGCGCATAGTGCTCGCCATCGACCGGCTTGGGCAGGTATTCGCTGGCGCCCGCCGCCAGTGCCGCACGCTCGCCCTCCGTATCGTAGGAGGGAAAGACCACCACCGGCGCCTCGGCCAGATGCTTGCTGGCGCGCAACTCACGCAAGAGGTCCAGCCCATCGCCGCACTCCATGTCGGACTCCAGCAGGATCAGGCTGGGCGCAGCGCCATCGTCCACGCGGCGGCCCTGCAGCAGGCAGCGGCGCGCCGTCTCCAGGTCCGGACAGGCGCGAAAGAGGCAATGCAGACCCGCACGCCACAAGGCGAAGCGCGCCAGCTCGGCCGCCTCTTCACTCGGGTCGATCATGATGATGCAGGGAAAACTCATGCTGCCTGGAAACATCCTGTAAGAGTGCACAAACCAGTGATGGCTACTGCAAACGTTTTACAGGACAGCCGCCGCGTCCGGCATCGGGAAATTCCTGACAGACGGTAACGCGGCTACACGCGCGCCTGTTTCAATGGCAGGTAGATGTCGGTCAGCAACTCGCCAGGCGGGGTCGCCGGCAGCAGGTTGAGGTAGTGGAGTGAAGGATTCCGGATTTTCGAAACCGGCTTCGAGGGCGATGTCGATGATGCGTCGCTGCGGCTGGAACGCCAGTTGGAGGCTGGCATGCTTCAAGCGCATCAGCAGGATGTAGCGCGCCACCCCGACGCCGGTGAAATCGGCAAATTGCCGCTGGAAATGGAACCGCGAAAAATGCGCGACAGCCGCCAGCTGCTCCATCTCCAGCGGTGCGTGGAGATGCGCCTCGATGTGGTCGAGCACGCGCTCGAATCGGGCTTGATAGGCTTTTTTGCGGTCGTCGCTCATGGGCTCCTCGGTTCACGGGACGTACTGTGCAAGAAACGGCGGCACAAATCCTGACCGAAATTGCGCATCGTGTTGCGGGAGACTGGCCGCCATGATCGCTGCCATGTTAAAACACCGGCTTTGCATCGATCCGGATTTCCCTCCATGTCTTCCCCCATTCTGCTGATGCTGGCCATCTGCGCCGTCTGGCTGCCCGCCCTGCCGCTGGCGGGACGGCTGTCCATCCCCGCCTGGCTGCCGCTGCTGGTGCTGGCCGTTACCGCGGGTCTCTTCAATGGCCAACTCACTCTGATCGCCGCAGCCGGGCTCGCCCTGTTGGGGATGACAGCATGGACCAGTACGCATGCGCGCAGCGCATGGCAACGTCATATCCTGCTGAGCGTGACACTGCTGCTCGCCCTGCTGCTGGCATTGCATCGCTGGCCGGGCTTCCACAATGTGCTGATCGTCCCGGCAACGGCCATCACAGCCGATGCGCGGCCCTTCATGCTGTATGCCAATATCGACAAGGGAGCGGCCGGACTGCTGTTGCTGGCCCTGCTCGCGCCGCGCTGCCATGCGTGGAAGGAATGGCGCAGCGCCTTGTGCATGACCGTGCCGCCGGCTGCCTTCACCATCGTCCTGGTGATGGGCTTGGGCTGTCTCGCCGGCATGGTCAAACCCGATCTGAAGTGGCCGGAATTCACGCCGGCGTTCCTCATCATCAATCTGCTGTTGACGGTAGTGGCGGAAGAGGCCTTCTTCCGTGGCGTGATCCATCATCGTCTGCAGCGCGCATTGCAGAAGCTGCGCGGTGGCAGCTCGCTGGCGCTGCTCGTATCGGCATCGCTGTTCGCCGCAGCCCACCTCGGCGGTGGCCTGATCTATGCGGCGCTGGCGGGCGTGGCCGGTCTCGGCTATGGCTGGGTGTTCCAGCGCACGGGGCGCATCGAAGCGGCCATCGTCCTGCACTTCGTGCTCAATGCCGTGCACTTCCTCGGCTTCACCTATCCCGCGCTGGCCTGAAGCAGTCCGTCATCACGGGGCGATCCACTGCCCCTGCCACTGCCCCTGCCCGCCCTCGAAACGCGCGCGGCGATGCTGGCCCGGCGTGAGGTCCAGCATCTCGATGCGCTCCAGCACCACCTCCACAAGCGCGAAATTCTC includes:
- a CDS encoding AraC family transcriptional regulator, which produces MSDDRKKAYQARFERVLDHIEAHLHAPLEMEQLAAVAHFSRFHFQRQFADFTGVGVARYILLMRLKHASLQLAFQPQRRIIDIALEAGFENPESFTPLPQPAAGDPAWRVADRHLPAIETGARVAALPSVRNFPMPDAAAVL
- a CDS encoding FMN-binding protein, encoding MKFTPATNLVLALCGSVIPFTVQAKVYSTVEQAQQAMFPGQTLVHRPFLPTPAQQQQLRDISSVSHPFQGNRIWKTANGGWFVIDEVVGKHEMITYAVGIGPDGKIVQIAVLEYHESYGYEVAEASWRSQFIGKTAAAPIKLEKDIQNIGGATLSCKHITDGVRRVMSFYEMVLKSSPA
- a CDS encoding Lrp/AsnC family transcriptional regulator — translated: MELDTTDLRILNILQENSSISNLELASRINLSPSPTLARVKRLESEGIISRYVALADPHLLGLKVNVFVKVILERQGAEALAQFETAVSAFDEVMEVYLMTGDEDYLLRIVVPDLLTLEHFIVDHLTKIPGIKNIRSSFALKQIKYKTALPTPKIKTRR
- a CDS encoding CPBP family intramembrane glutamic endopeptidase, with amino-acid sequence MSSPILLMLAICAVWLPALPLAGRLSIPAWLPLLVLAVTAGLFNGQLTLIAAAGLALLGMTAWTSTHARSAWQRHILLSVTLLLALLLALHRWPGFHNVLIVPATAITADARPFMLYANIDKGAAGLLLLALLAPRCHAWKEWRSALCMTVPPAAFTIVLVMGLGCLAGMVKPDLKWPEFTPAFLIINLLLTVVAEEAFFRGVIHHRLQRALQKLRGGSSLALLVSASLFAAAHLGGGLIYAALAGVAGLGYGWVFQRTGRIEAAIVLHFVLNAVHFLGFTYPALA
- a CDS encoding response regulator, with protein sequence MSFPCIIMIDPSEEAAELARFALWRAGLHCLFRACPDLETARRCLLQGRRVDDGAAPSLILLESDMECGDGLDLLRELRASKHLAEAPVVVFPSYDTEGERAALAAGASEYLPKPVDGEHYARCVVEMVERWCNVDEAAAPLAEDVMREGLAGLPGHPH
- a CDS encoding FAD:protein FMN transferase, translated to MQTMQQQCRPALGTLVEIAIHEEDLPGSASARESLFASAFAAIAAVEQEMSFHAPQSSLSRLNRTPAGVSLKLPAWTYEVLETAMMLHAATDGQFDCGIAHRLVHSGLLPDHGLRALAHSSLEGLQLEGAQTVTVLRPTCVDLGGIAKGFAVDKAVDALHAAGVSRCRINAGGDIRISGREATDIFIRHPTAPGLAVLLGQLAEGAVATSAPYYSLCEHAGEATCALLDPQGKSLTAPVSYTVLAPTCMIADALTKAVAVCASRAPQRSSPLDAAPPQPFHAGFLAQFQAQAFILHPPLAQQR
- a CDS encoding DUF6662 family protein, with amino-acid sequence MTLSKPIKLLAGLLAGAALLPAHAGEGAFGWLYTLDIQPKGKLEFEQKIDVTHNQSAGSYNWTQYRSALEYGLTNDLQVAGYINAYSINANKNYINPEACNDSVPCTAGFGVPASVSGSTDSFRQRGIDGFSLEAIYRITNPLTSPVGVGVYVEPTYGKLENELETRLILQSNFLDDRLVFAINVLSELEREKYADGVIHNSMLDLLYGMSYRVAPRWTIGLEGRLHTDYDGNFYQSHSQTANFFGPTLHYAEKDWWVTAAWRHQLNGRCYNDGTADCSNGHVSDNHGRDEVMIKFGIPLN
- the mdeB gene encoding alpha-ketoglutarate dehydrogenase translates to MSRPSDSDIPRDIDIDAQETQEWLQALQSVLTEAGPERARFLLSRLSAAARQWGVNWRDARNTPYVNTIRPEQEPPFPGGSDAQAIEERIASIMRWNALAMVVRANRAYGELGGHIASYASAADLFEVGFNHFFRARDAQFAGDVVYFQPHSAPGIYARAFLEGALAEEDLAYYRREIEAKRVGRQGLSSYPHPWLMPQFWQFPTGSMGIGPINAIYQARFLRYMEHRGLLQDQGRKVWGVFGDGEMDEPESLAALSLASREKLDNLIFVVNCNLQRLDGPVRGNGHIVDELETLFAGAGWNVIKLLWGSDWDGLFARDKDGELVDALNRTVDGQLQTFAANDGAFNRQHFFGQTPGTRAIGATLTDEEINRLRRGGHDMKKIYSAYQAAARHRGQPTVILAQTKKGYGMGAAGEGKMTTHQQKKLDEESLLQFRDRFKLPLSDAQCRELAFYKPADDSPEMKHLHARRAALGGYLPRRHVGPARRAVPALEAHSRFALEADGKEMSSTMALVRQLGNLLKDKDFGQYVVPIVADEARTFGMANLFRQVGIYSSQGQLYEPEDIGSILYYREARDGQILEEGITEAGAISSWTAAATAYSVHGTPMLPFYIYYSMFGFQRIGDLIWAAADQRARGFLIGATSGRTTLGGEGLQHQDGSSLVTAASIPNCVSYDPAYAYELAVILDEGMRRMMERGDDVFYYLTVTNENEAQPSLPDGVQEGILRGLYCLRRKPGAQVRLLGSGPMLKEAVAAAALLQQHWQIEAEVWSVTSYTELARDGVAAHRKQRLSGTEVEPYVTQQLQGSDTPVIAVSDYIRTLPESIRAFVPASYVTLGTDGFGRSDTRVNLRDFFEVDARWIAYTALCEVWERDRARLDEAARLLGIVTAQSWSNTV